In one Nitrososphaera viennensis EN76 genomic region, the following are encoded:
- a CDS encoding radical SAM/SPASM domain-containing protein, which yields MKTKLKMIEEKEQYLSKVPKYPYHMVWHVTNLCNVHCQHCSSNAKSRLPDELSPEEGIKLLDDLADAGVLDLSLSGGEALLRDDIYDIIRYARRKNMNVGLGSSGSTVTEQSVKEMKKAGITRVQISVDGLPYTHDVFRGLDGIFGRAMDAIEMLVENKITTKVCFTANKLNYRQMDEVVDRVAAMGVSTFNLSQYIPVGRGPKELDLSTEEWKYVYERWVAKKNQYTKMMFTSHTDKLVLVDECYMEMPGFIGCQAGIGLGSIRANGDIIPCVFLPLKVGNIRDGSFKEIWDNSDVIKHLKDRDVEGHCGSCDFKYKCGGCRAAAYAYTGNYLAADDRCWGAK from the coding sequence ATGAAGACAAAGCTAAAGATGATTGAAGAAAAAGAACAGTACCTGTCAAAAGTCCCGAAATACCCTTACCACATGGTGTGGCACGTCACGAACCTGTGCAACGTGCACTGCCAGCACTGCTCCTCTAACGCCAAGTCCAGGCTCCCTGACGAGCTGAGCCCCGAAGAGGGCATAAAGCTGCTGGACGACCTTGCCGACGCCGGCGTGCTGGACCTGTCGCTGTCCGGGGGCGAGGCACTCCTGCGCGACGACATATACGACATCATCCGGTACGCGCGCAGGAAAAACATGAACGTGGGCCTCGGCTCGTCCGGGAGCACGGTGACGGAGCAGAGCGTAAAAGAGATGAAAAAGGCCGGGATAACCCGCGTCCAGATAAGCGTGGACGGGCTCCCGTACACGCACGACGTGTTCCGCGGCCTGGACGGCATATTCGGCCGGGCGATGGACGCCATAGAGATGCTGGTCGAGAACAAGATAACGACCAAGGTCTGCTTTACCGCAAACAAGCTGAACTACAGGCAGATGGACGAGGTGGTGGACAGGGTGGCCGCCATGGGAGTCTCCACGTTCAACCTGTCGCAGTACATCCCGGTGGGAAGGGGCCCGAAGGAGCTGGACCTGTCGACAGAGGAATGGAAGTACGTCTATGAAAGGTGGGTCGCAAAAAAGAACCAGTACACGAAAATGATGTTTACGTCGCACACCGACAAGCTGGTGCTGGTAGACGAATGCTACATGGAGATGCCCGGCTTTATCGGATGCCAGGCAGGAATCGGGCTTGGCTCCATACGGGCCAACGGCGACATCATCCCCTGCGTATTTCTGCCGCTAAAGGTGGGGAACATACGCGATGGCAGCTTCAAGGAAATCTGGGACAACTCTGATGTCATAAAGCACCTGAAGGACAGGGACGTCGAAGGACATTGCGGCTCGTGCGACTTTAAGTACAAGTGCGGTGGCTGCAGGGCCGCCGCGTACGCCTATACCGGCAACTACCTTGCCGCCGACGACCGGTGCTGGGGAGCGAAATAA
- a CDS encoding radical SAM protein, which translates to MQMSYTPKPLYVIYDVTLACNASCIHCYSHAGKPLPNELTTEEGHKLIDELADAGTLLLGFGGGEALLRKDCFDFMQHAHDRKMLTNVATNGILVNQKTARRLKEVGIQAVTVSIDSTQPALHDYIRQVPQLFQKACDAVKCLKDEGIKVLIGFTPMSHNYKEREEIVRMALDLHADTVNVSEYVPTGRFGTTIALTADELKETMAAWVQLEKKYRDRIRITWHDCRAAILIPEIGSAAKTGCGAGRTTCRIAADGTLYSCPLLPIPCGNVRERGFRYLWENAPLMLGLRDRSNLKNNCGCCDKKEVCGGCRAVAYANYGDLFEGDPECWYKPMEYIPAAAAAETKSHEPLIQIEPLRRLSEKNDK; encoded by the coding sequence ATGCAAATGTCGTATACCCCAAAGCCGCTGTATGTCATCTACGACGTGACGCTGGCGTGCAACGCCTCTTGCATCCACTGCTATTCGCACGCCGGAAAGCCCCTTCCAAACGAGCTGACGACCGAGGAAGGCCACAAGCTGATCGACGAGCTGGCAGACGCCGGGACCCTGCTTCTCGGGTTTGGCGGCGGCGAGGCGTTGTTGCGCAAGGACTGCTTTGACTTTATGCAGCACGCGCACGACAGAAAGATGCTGACAAACGTCGCCACGAACGGCATCCTTGTCAACCAAAAGACCGCAAGGCGCCTCAAGGAGGTGGGCATACAGGCAGTCACCGTCAGCATCGACAGCACGCAGCCTGCCCTGCACGATTACATCCGCCAGGTGCCGCAGCTGTTCCAAAAAGCCTGCGACGCAGTGAAGTGCCTCAAGGACGAGGGAATAAAGGTCCTGATAGGGTTCACGCCCATGAGCCACAACTACAAGGAGCGGGAAGAGATAGTGCGGATGGCGCTTGACCTCCACGCGGACACCGTAAACGTGTCGGAGTACGTCCCCACCGGGAGGTTTGGCACCACGATTGCGCTGACCGCCGACGAGCTAAAGGAGACCATGGCTGCATGGGTGCAGCTGGAAAAGAAATACCGGGACAGGATAAGGATAACATGGCACGACTGCAGGGCGGCAATCCTGATACCTGAAATCGGGAGCGCCGCCAAGACGGGCTGCGGCGCCGGCAGGACCACCTGCAGGATAGCCGCCGACGGCACCCTCTATTCGTGCCCGCTGCTTCCCATCCCTTGCGGCAACGTGCGGGAAAGGGGATTCCGCTACCTGTGGGAAAACGCTCCCCTCATGCTGGGGCTGCGCGACAGGAGTAACCTGAAAAACAACTGCGGCTGCTGCGACAAAAAAGAAGTCTGCGGCGGGTGCAGGGCTGTGGCGTACGCAAATTACGGCGACCTGTTTGAGGGCGACCCTGAATGCTGGTACAAGCCGATGGAATACATCCCTGCCGCAGCGGCAGCAGAAACAAAGTCGCATGAGCCGCTGATCCAGATAGAGCCGCTAAGGAGGCTGAGTGAAAAAAATGACAAGTAG
- a CDS encoding nuclear transport factor 2 family protein: MSSRNEEARNLSVVKQYLKAFGSGNPDEMANHLAENAVFEIPGPKNSAYSKHIVGKRSIHEFYAKRQETRGKFIKSTAVKPRFITGKNAVIAEWTVSGYTRDGEKFESRGTNHFTLNREGKIKKVSIFINAPLSSDVRSLAERRLMVSDQGQLALMAWSVV; encoded by the coding sequence ATGAGTTCGCGGAATGAGGAGGCACGAAACCTGAGCGTCGTGAAACAGTACCTGAAGGCATTTGGCAGCGGAAACCCGGACGAAATGGCAAACCACCTGGCAGAGAATGCAGTATTTGAGATTCCAGGACCCAAAAATTCTGCATACTCTAAACACATCGTAGGCAAAAGGAGCATCCACGAATTCTACGCCAAAAGGCAGGAAACGCGCGGGAAATTCATAAAGAGCACGGCAGTCAAGCCGCGCTTTATCACGGGCAAGAACGCAGTCATCGCAGAGTGGACAGTCAGCGGGTACACCAGAGACGGCGAGAAATTCGAGTCGAGGGGAACAAACCACTTTACCCTGAACCGCGAGGGAAAGATAAAGAAGGTCAGCATCTTCATAAACGCGCCGCTATCGTCGGACGTCAGATCCCTGGCGGAGAGAAGGCTGATGGTGTCGGACCAGGGCCAGCTGGCGCTGATGGCATGGTCGGTCGTCTAA
- a CDS encoding 4Fe-4S dicluster domain-containing protein: MPIDPNFRENRVATTFENLKVWKDKASNLGIYGTGVAVDFDLCVGDGACIDVCPVNVFDWHGSGADRKALPARERDCIYCYGCEAVCPKFAIRVTPLQEKKRQEK, from the coding sequence TTGCCTATCGATCCCAACTTTCGGGAAAACAGGGTCGCAACGACATTTGAGAACCTGAAGGTATGGAAAGACAAGGCGAGCAACCTCGGGATCTATGGCACAGGCGTGGCAGTCGATTTTGACCTTTGCGTCGGCGACGGGGCATGCATCGACGTGTGCCCGGTGAACGTGTTTGACTGGCACGGCTCTGGCGCCGATAGAAAAGCGCTCCCAGCCCGCGAGCGCGACTGCATATACTGCTACGGCTGCGAGGCAGTATGCCCCAAGTTTGCAATCAGGGTTACCCCGCTGCAGGAGAAAAAGAGGCAAGAAAAATGA
- the dph2 gene encoding diphthamide biosynthesis enzyme Dph2 has translation MIKIDESRIFQIIEERKPRSVALNGAEALIPRLQDVADHVHEKFGIEAYVIGDPCWGSCDLNTHAADMLGADLLFNVGHTVAMETFGEKVVMINAYDDVSFDSVARKFAKDMQGRYKAISLVTDSQHLEEVEKAQKIFEEFGYKVIIGRGKGQLRDAQVFGCEFYPAWNVQKQVDCYVFLGQSQFHSASVAMSTEKPTFMLDPYFEEYTQINEFAQGLQKRAILSIYKAADAERIGIVIGLKEGQFAHVRALELKKEFEKLGKKVQLIALTEITGDRMQIFKGIDAFVQVACPRIATDNHFAKPMLSVPQALALIKLLKKEPIEDFLRIQHWL, from the coding sequence ATGATCAAGATAGACGAGAGCCGCATTTTCCAGATAATCGAGGAGCGCAAGCCCCGCTCAGTAGCATTGAACGGCGCCGAGGCGCTCATCCCGCGCCTGCAGGACGTGGCCGACCACGTGCACGAAAAATTCGGCATTGAGGCATACGTAATTGGCGACCCGTGCTGGGGCTCGTGCGATCTTAACACGCATGCGGCAGACATGCTCGGGGCAGACCTGCTGTTCAACGTGGGCCACACGGTGGCGATGGAGACCTTTGGCGAAAAGGTGGTGATGATAAACGCGTACGACGACGTGAGCTTTGATTCTGTCGCAAGAAAGTTCGCAAAGGACATGCAGGGAAGGTACAAGGCGATATCTCTTGTCACGGACAGCCAGCACTTGGAGGAGGTGGAAAAAGCGCAGAAAATCTTTGAAGAGTTTGGATACAAGGTCATAATAGGTCGAGGAAAGGGCCAGCTGCGCGACGCGCAGGTATTTGGCTGCGAGTTCTACCCCGCATGGAACGTGCAAAAGCAGGTCGACTGCTATGTATTCCTTGGCCAGAGCCAGTTCCACTCTGCAAGCGTGGCCATGTCGACAGAGAAGCCGACGTTCATGCTGGACCCGTATTTCGAGGAATACACTCAGATAAACGAGTTTGCTCAGGGGCTGCAAAAGCGCGCCATCCTTTCAATATACAAGGCTGCTGACGCCGAGCGCATCGGGATCGTCATCGGCCTGAAGGAGGGCCAGTTTGCGCACGTGCGCGCGCTGGAGCTGAAAAAGGAATTTGAAAAGCTGGGCAAGAAGGTGCAGCTGATAGCGCTTACGGAAATCACGGGCGACAGGATGCAGATATTCAAGGGAATCGACGCCTTTGTGCAGGTCGCCTGCCCCAGGATCGCGACGGACAACCACTTTGCCAAGCCGATGCTTTCCGTGCCGCAGGCGCTTGCGCTCATCAAGCTGCTAAAGAAAGAGCCCATAGAAGACTTTCTCAGGATACAGCACTGGCTCTAG
- a CDS encoding UbiD family decarboxylase, with amino-acid sequence MATTSNNGDLRSYLSLLEKEGELVRVKKAVSAKFELAAVVSKLDSRQAVLFEKVKESSSKISVASNVCGTPGRFYMAISSKSVPKGVAEAKKAIHARVGEALAGMSVPSKTQETAPLFEQNSSRDLNDLPIVTHFEKDAGAFVTASVVFAKDGERGNQNSSTHRLLRMDEKHMAIRMVEGRHLHKCYTYAKDHGEDLKVAIAVGVHPAVSIAAAYQAAYGVDEMMIANALLEGRLKLAKASYSQLYVPNHSEIIIEGRILKDRVQEEWMVEMLRTYDFRRKQPVFELERIRFRDNAIYHDILPGYAEHRLLMGLPVEAKMYDYVKSVVPTTQAVHLTNGGSNWLSAVIQIKKRLEGEPKNAIMAAFAAHPSLKMATVVDDDIDPADAVAVEYAVATRCQADRGFVIIPNAKGSSLDPSSDQQNLLTTKVGIDATATILKPKERFEIARIPGEDEIDVSNYIT; translated from the coding sequence ATGGCAACAACAAGTAACAACGGCGATCTCCGCAGCTACCTCTCGCTGCTTGAAAAAGAGGGCGAGCTTGTCCGCGTCAAAAAGGCAGTCAGCGCAAAATTCGAGCTTGCGGCCGTGGTTTCCAAGCTTGACTCCAGGCAGGCGGTGCTGTTTGAAAAGGTAAAGGAGAGCAGCAGCAAGATCTCTGTCGCAAGCAACGTCTGCGGCACGCCGGGGAGGTTCTACATGGCCATCAGCTCAAAGAGCGTGCCAAAGGGCGTCGCCGAGGCAAAAAAGGCGATACACGCCCGCGTTGGCGAGGCGCTTGCGGGCATGTCCGTACCTTCAAAAACGCAGGAGACAGCGCCGTTATTTGAGCAAAACTCCTCAAGGGACCTGAACGACCTGCCGATAGTGACGCATTTTGAAAAGGACGCCGGCGCGTTTGTCACGGCGTCCGTTGTTTTTGCAAAGGACGGCGAGCGGGGAAACCAGAACTCTTCCACCCACCGCCTGCTGCGCATGGATGAAAAACACATGGCGATAAGGATGGTGGAGGGCAGGCACCTGCACAAGTGCTACACGTACGCAAAGGACCACGGCGAGGACCTGAAAGTGGCCATCGCAGTCGGCGTGCACCCGGCAGTCAGCATCGCTGCGGCGTACCAGGCTGCGTACGGCGTCGACGAGATGATGATCGCAAACGCGCTCCTCGAAGGCAGGCTAAAGCTAGCCAAGGCCAGTTATTCTCAATTGTACGTGCCGAATCATTCAGAGATAATCATCGAGGGCAGGATACTCAAGGACAGGGTGCAGGAGGAGTGGATGGTCGAGATGCTCCGCACGTACGACTTTAGGCGCAAGCAGCCGGTGTTTGAGCTTGAAAGGATAAGGTTCCGGGACAACGCAATCTACCACGACATACTTCCAGGCTACGCTGAGCACCGCCTGCTGATGGGCCTGCCGGTGGAAGCCAAGATGTACGACTATGTCAAGAGCGTCGTTCCCACCACGCAGGCGGTGCACCTCACCAACGGCGGGAGCAACTGGCTCTCTGCTGTTATCCAGATAAAAAAGCGCCTTGAAGGCGAGCCCAAGAACGCCATCATGGCCGCGTTTGCCGCCCACCCGTCGTTAAAGATGGCTACCGTGGTGGACGACGACATCGACCCGGCGGACGCAGTCGCAGTGGAATACGCCGTTGCGACGAGGTGCCAGGCGGACAGGGGCTTTGTCATCATTCCAAACGCAAAGGGCTCCAGCCTCGACCCTTCAAGCGACCAGCAGAACCTGCTCACCACCAAGGTCGGCATCGACGCGACTGCGACCATCCTGAAACCGAAGGAGAGGTTCGAGATTGCGAGGATTCCCGGCGAGGACGAGATCGACGTAAGCAATTACATCACCTAA
- a CDS encoding winged helix-turn-helix transcriptional regulator, protein MNDRTCSMIEAVYSLPELKSCPIETTFKIIGKRWTVLIIRELLRGTTQFNRFLENIEGITPKVLTERLRELQSHGIVRRRIVSDSPIRVEYGLTDLGKEFEPVLLAAASFSMRNMPKIVFRDGKPRTPDDILMQRRQ, encoded by the coding sequence ATGAACGATAGAACATGTTCAATGATAGAAGCTGTTTACAGCCTCCCAGAGCTCAAGTCCTGCCCGATCGAAACGACCTTCAAAATTATAGGAAAAAGATGGACCGTTCTAATCATAAGGGAATTGCTCAGGGGCACGACGCAGTTCAACCGCTTTCTCGAAAATATAGAAGGCATAACGCCAAAGGTTCTCACTGAACGCTTGCGCGAGCTTCAAAGCCACGGAATTGTCAGGAGAAGGATCGTGTCAGACTCTCCAATCAGGGTAGAGTACGGGCTGACGGATCTGGGTAAAGAGTTTGAGCCGGTGTTGCTTGCAGCCGCCTCTTTTTCAATGAGGAACATGCCAAAAATCGTCTTCAGGGATGGAAAGCCAAGGACGCCTGACGATATCTTGATGCAACGGCGACAGTAG
- a CDS encoding CopD family protein produces MAVADGLVTWVHLICASIWVGGSIFIAAVAVPVLRSHTKSVEELVGLMVKLGRQFNKVTVPAFAILIVSGIYNARAFMSEPGALLDSTYGILLLIKIILVLATVGAYVVHVRILNADMERRILSGNAGALYVQSVRSKIIHLGRIIVILSIVILLLAALLDSGGL; encoded by the coding sequence TTGGCTGTTGCTGACGGCCTTGTCACGTGGGTCCACCTAATCTGCGCGTCAATATGGGTTGGAGGCTCCATCTTTATCGCGGCAGTCGCGGTGCCGGTGCTAAGATCACACACCAAGTCGGTCGAGGAGCTTGTCGGCCTGATGGTCAAGCTTGGCAGGCAGTTCAACAAGGTGACCGTGCCGGCATTTGCGATCCTCATCGTGTCGGGGATATACAACGCAAGGGCGTTCATGTCAGAGCCCGGCGCGCTCCTCGATTCCACCTACGGCATCCTGCTCCTGATAAAGATAATCCTGGTGCTTGCGACCGTAGGCGCGTACGTCGTCCACGTGCGCATACTCAACGCGGACATGGAGCGCAGGATCCTGTCTGGAAACGCCGGCGCGCTGTACGTGCAGTCGGTGCGCTCCAAAATAATCCACCTTGGAAGGATAATAGTCATTTTGTCGATAGTGATACTGTTGCTTGCCGCGCTGCTGGACAGCGGCGGGCTCTAG
- the rtcA gene encoding RNA 3'-terminal phosphate cyclase has protein sequence MEPIKIDGSQGEGGGQILRTAISLSAVTGTPVEVTDIRAKRENPGLRPSHLAAVKVVADLFGARVENLQVGAEWVRFSPSAGGRFAGGPRRVDIGTAGSISLTLMAAIPAVSLSGNGLEIEITGGTDVRASPTTDYMRYVVSEAYRSAGIKFSLDVLKRGYYPKGGGIVKATIEPCSKPAPVELLNGRAVAPRITSVCSQLPKHVAERQISAALLSLEKSGIKCTNYTASFETAPSPGTSMLVYSASDFGGPFVGGDSIGEVGKRAEQVGQEAAARYLESTLAGAAVDPFLADMLVLPMCLAKGISKYRTSRVTEHLRTNLQVARQVAGCKYDIVQSPGKGEEFVITIQGNSA, from the coding sequence ATGGAGCCTATAAAGATCGACGGGTCGCAGGGCGAGGGCGGCGGCCAGATACTGCGCACCGCGATCTCGCTTTCTGCAGTGACTGGCACGCCGGTCGAGGTGACGGACATCCGGGCCAAGAGGGAAAACCCCGGTCTGCGCCCTTCGCACCTTGCCGCTGTAAAGGTGGTCGCAGACCTCTTTGGAGCCAGGGTGGAAAACCTGCAGGTCGGGGCCGAGTGGGTGCGCTTTTCGCCCTCTGCCGGCGGCAGGTTCGCCGGCGGCCCGCGCAGGGTGGACATTGGCACCGCCGGGAGCATATCGCTCACGCTTATGGCGGCCATCCCCGCAGTCTCGCTGTCTGGAAACGGCCTTGAAATCGAGATAACAGGCGGCACCGACGTCAGGGCAAGCCCGACCACTGACTATATGCGCTACGTGGTGTCAGAGGCGTACAGGAGCGCAGGGATAAAATTCTCGCTGGACGTCCTGAAGAGGGGCTACTACCCAAAGGGCGGCGGCATCGTAAAAGCCACTATAGAGCCGTGCAGCAAGCCGGCGCCCGTGGAACTCTTGAACGGCAGGGCGGTTGCGCCCCGGATAACAAGCGTCTGCAGCCAGCTTCCAAAGCACGTGGCCGAGAGGCAGATCTCGGCCGCGCTGCTGTCGCTTGAAAAGAGCGGGATAAAATGCACAAACTATACCGCGTCGTTTGAGACTGCGCCGTCGCCGGGCACGTCCATGCTGGTGTACTCGGCGTCTGATTTTGGCGGGCCCTTTGTCGGGGGCGACTCTATAGGCGAGGTGGGCAAGCGTGCCGAGCAGGTGGGGCAGGAGGCTGCGGCAAGGTACCTGGAAAGCACGCTTGCCGGGGCCGCAGTCGACCCTTTCCTTGCCGACATGCTCGTCCTGCCCATGTGCCTTGCAAAGGGCATATCAAAATACAGGACGTCCCGAGTCACGGAGCACCTGCGGACGAACCTGCAGGTCGCCCGGCAGGTGGCGGGCTGCAAGTACGACATCGTCCAGTCGCCGGGCAAGGGAGAGGAATTCGTGATAACAATACAAGGCAACAGTGCCTAG
- a CDS encoding TIGR03557 family F420-dependent LLM class oxidoreductase encodes MVRISFMVAHEQVNSRDLLKDVALMEENGLERCWSSDHYMPWWHTGASGGATWPWLGAALARTDDIQVGTSVTAPILRYNPAIVAQVFATLDSMFPGRTFLTVGTGESLNEVPTGNPWPPYPERLGRLKEAMHIIKRLGSEDWVDFEGTYYTMKKSNLYTKPETKIPLYVAALGSQSAELAGSEGDGLVTNELNPNLIKERLLPAFERGARQAGKDPDSMLKAVLMPASYDEDRQKALEAIGYWKGAAIKAFFDVNYPDPRDIEENGQAVGNDTLEKTMLVISSAEEGIKKLQKYADLGFTDIILVNSSPDRARFIELVAGQIAPAFEGAAGEPVTTTEA; translated from the coding sequence ATGGTCAGGATATCGTTCATGGTGGCGCACGAGCAGGTAAATTCAAGGGACCTGCTGAAAGACGTGGCGCTGATGGAGGAAAACGGACTTGAGCGGTGCTGGTCAAGCGACCACTACATGCCGTGGTGGCACACAGGCGCGTCCGGCGGCGCGACGTGGCCTTGGCTTGGCGCGGCCCTTGCCCGCACAGACGACATACAGGTGGGCACGTCCGTCACTGCCCCTATCCTGCGCTACAACCCGGCGATCGTCGCGCAGGTGTTTGCCACCCTTGACAGCATGTTTCCCGGCAGGACGTTTCTCACGGTCGGGACAGGCGAGTCGCTCAACGAGGTCCCCACTGGCAACCCTTGGCCGCCGTACCCGGAGAGGCTCGGGAGGCTCAAGGAGGCCATGCATATAATCAAGAGGCTGGGGAGCGAGGACTGGGTGGATTTTGAAGGCACGTATTATACCATGAAAAAGTCAAACCTGTACACCAAGCCGGAAACAAAAATACCGCTCTACGTGGCGGCGCTTGGCAGCCAGTCGGCCGAGCTTGCAGGGTCAGAGGGCGACGGGCTTGTGACAAACGAGCTGAATCCTAACCTGATAAAGGAGCGGCTGCTCCCCGCGTTTGAGCGCGGGGCAAGGCAGGCCGGCAAGGACCCCGACTCGATGCTAAAGGCGGTGCTGATGCCCGCCTCGTACGACGAGGACAGGCAAAAGGCGCTAGAGGCTATAGGCTACTGGAAGGGCGCCGCGATAAAGGCGTTTTTCGACGTGAACTATCCTGACCCCCGCGACATCGAGGAAAACGGGCAGGCAGTCGGAAACGACACGCTGGAAAAGACGATGCTCGTGATATCAAGCGCGGAGGAAGGGATAAAGAAATTGCAAAAGTATGCCGACCTCGGCTTTACCGACATCATCCTGGTGAATTCAAGCCCGGACAGGGCCAGGTTCATCGAGCTGGTGGCAGGGCAGATAGCCCCCGCGTTTGAGGGTGCTGCCGGCGAGCCCGTGACCACTACAGAAGCGTAG
- a CDS encoding type II toxin-antitoxin system death-on-curing family toxin — protein MKAASIMEAIIRWHPFTDGNKRTALVAVSAYLAINGYLLIVPLSAVRYTVNIAKEQRTDANSNAKLVKSIAKWIKKHSAPKEDSNEIQRIFNKRVKNSISFFTMRLVQ, from the coding sequence CTGAAAGCCGCAAGCATAATGGAAGCCATAATTCGATGGCATCCTTTCACAGATGGAAACAAAAGAACGGCTCTGGTAGCGGTCAGTGCTTATTTAGCTATCAATGGATACCTGTTAATCGTACCCCTAAGCGCAGTCAGATATACTGTCAATATTGCCAAGGAGCAGAGAACCGACGCAAATTCAAATGCAAAACTTGTCAAATCCATCGCCAAATGGATAAAGAAACACTCTGCACCAAAAGAGGATAGTAACGAGATACAAAGGATCTTCAACAAGCGGGTAAAAAACAGTATCAGTTTCTTTACTATGCGGCTCGTTCAGTGA
- a CDS encoding nicotinamide-nucleotide adenylyltransferase — MTTGLFVGRFQPFHMGHLATVKFALKSVDDLVIVVGSAQKSHEQRNPFTAGERIAMIRAALKADKDVDVCRIMTIPVPDVDVHSLWTRQVDMLVPAYDVVFANDPFTLLLFRERGVKTVEPPLQERSKWMATEVRRRMAEGEKWQELVPAPVARAIKQIDGVERVRAIAQHDHVHGGHHDHHHNHHHHHHH, encoded by the coding sequence GTGACCACCGGCCTCTTTGTCGGCAGGTTCCAGCCCTTCCACATGGGACACCTTGCCACTGTCAAGTTTGCGCTGAAATCCGTAGACGACCTTGTCATAGTGGTCGGCAGCGCGCAAAAGAGCCACGAGCAGAGAAACCCGTTTACCGCCGGCGAGCGCATCGCCATGATAAGGGCGGCTCTAAAGGCCGACAAGGACGTCGACGTATGCAGGATAATGACCATACCCGTCCCCGACGTCGACGTTCATTCGCTCTGGACGCGGCAGGTCGACATGCTAGTTCCGGCATATGACGTCGTGTTTGCAAACGACCCGTTCACGCTCCTTTTGTTCAGGGAAAGAGGCGTCAAGACGGTAGAGCCCCCGCTGCAGGAGCGCAGCAAGTGGATGGCAACCGAGGTCAGGCGCAGGATGGCAGAGGGCGAAAAGTGGCAGGAACTGGTGCCGGCGCCGGTTGCCAGGGCCATAAAGCAGATAGACGGCGTGGAAAGAGTCAGGGCGATAGCACAGCACGATCACGTACATGGCGGCCATCACGACCACCATCATAATCATCATCATCACCACCACCACTAG